The following proteins come from a genomic window of Streptomyces sp. NBC_01716:
- the mug gene encoding G/U mismatch-specific DNA glycosylase has protein sequence MKPEELAAARDRVIPDVAAAGLGVLFCGINPGLMSAATGHHFARPGNRFWPVLHLSGFTPRQLAPSEQDELLDYGLGITNVVARATAREDELTDDEFREGGRLLMAKTERLRPRWLAVVGITAYRTAFGDRRAVIGPQTRTIGTTRIWALPNPSGLNAVTTTHRP, from the coding sequence CTGAAGCCGGAAGAGCTGGCGGCCGCCCGCGACCGCGTCATCCCCGACGTGGCCGCGGCCGGTCTGGGCGTGCTCTTCTGCGGTATCAACCCCGGCCTGATGTCGGCGGCGACAGGCCACCACTTCGCCCGCCCCGGCAACCGCTTCTGGCCGGTCCTGCACCTGTCGGGCTTCACCCCGCGTCAGCTGGCACCGTCCGAGCAGGACGAGCTCCTCGACTACGGCCTCGGCATCACCAACGTCGTGGCACGGGCGACGGCGCGGGAGGACGAGCTGACCGACGACGAGTTCCGCGAGGGCGGCCGGCTCCTGATGGCGAAGACGGAGCGGCTGCGCCCCCGCTGGCTGGCGGTCGTCGGCATCACCGCGTACCGCACGGCCTTCGGTGACCGTCGCGCGGTGATCGGCCCGCAGACACGGACGATAGGCACAACCCGGATCTGGGCACTGCCCAACCCGAGCGGTCTCAATGCGGTTACAACTACCCATCGACCATGA
- the purB gene encoding adenylosuccinate lyase, whose translation MTAASVKPRIPNVLAGRYASAELAVLWSPEQKVRLERQLWLAVLRAQRDLGVEVPESALADYERVLDQVDLASIAEREKVTRHDVKARIEEFNALAGHEQVHKGMTSRDLTENVEQLQVRLSLELMRDRTVAVLARLGKLAGEYAELVMAGRSHNVAAQATTLGKRFATAADELLVAYGRLEDLLARYPLRGIKGPVGTAQDMLDLLGGDTAKLADLEGRIARHLGFGHAFTSVGQVYPRSLDYDVVTALVQLAAGPSSVAKTIRLMAGHELVTEGFKPGQVGSSAMPHKMNTRSCERVNGLMVILRGYASMTGELAGDQWNEGDVSCSVVRRVALPDAFFAFDGLLETFLTVLDEFGAFPAVVARELDRYLPFLATTKVLMAAVRAGVGREAAHEVIKEHAVASALAMRERGAERNELLDKLAADKRIPLDRGQLDALMADKLSFTGAAGDQVAAVAARIEEIVKRRPDAAGYTPGSIL comes from the coding sequence GTGACTGCTGCGTCTGTGAAGCCCCGTATCCCCAATGTCCTCGCCGGCCGCTACGCCTCGGCGGAGCTCGCCGTGCTCTGGTCCCCCGAGCAGAAGGTGAGGCTGGAGCGGCAGCTGTGGCTGGCCGTGCTGCGGGCCCAGCGGGATCTCGGCGTCGAGGTGCCCGAGTCCGCTCTCGCCGACTACGAGCGGGTGCTCGACCAGGTCGATCTGGCGTCGATCGCCGAGCGCGAGAAGGTCACCCGCCACGACGTGAAGGCGCGGATCGAGGAGTTCAACGCGCTCGCCGGTCATGAGCAGGTCCACAAGGGCATGACGTCGCGGGATCTGACGGAGAACGTCGAGCAGTTGCAGGTCCGGCTCTCGCTGGAGCTGATGCGCGACCGTACGGTCGCCGTGCTCGCGCGTCTGGGGAAGCTCGCCGGGGAGTACGCGGAGCTGGTGATGGCGGGCCGCTCGCACAATGTCGCCGCGCAGGCGACCACCCTCGGCAAGCGCTTCGCGACGGCCGCCGACGAACTGCTCGTCGCGTACGGCCGTCTTGAGGACCTCCTCGCCCGCTACCCGCTGCGCGGTATCAAGGGCCCGGTCGGCACGGCGCAGGACATGCTCGACCTGCTCGGCGGTGACACGGCGAAGCTCGCGGACCTGGAGGGCCGGATCGCGCGGCATCTGGGCTTCGGCCACGCCTTCACCTCGGTCGGCCAGGTGTACCCGCGCTCGCTGGACTACGACGTGGTGACCGCGCTGGTGCAGCTGGCCGCCGGCCCCTCGTCGGTGGCGAAGACGATCCGGCTGATGGCCGGGCACGAGCTGGTCACCGAGGGCTTCAAGCCGGGCCAGGTCGGCTCGTCGGCGATGCCGCACAAGATGAACACCCGCTCCTGCGAGCGCGTCAACGGGCTGATGGTGATCCTGCGCGGCTACGCGTCGATGACGGGTGAGCTGGCGGGCGACCAGTGGAACGAGGGCGACGTGTCGTGCTCCGTCGTACGCCGGGTGGCGCTGCCGGACGCGTTCTTCGCGTTCGACGGTCTGCTGGAGACGTTCCTGACGGTCCTCGACGAGTTCGGCGCGTTCCCGGCCGTCGTCGCCCGTGAGCTGGACCGCTATCTCCCGTTCCTCGCGACGACGAAGGTGCTGATGGCCGCCGTACGCGCGGGGGTGGGCCGGGAGGCCGCGCACGAGGTCATCAAGGAGCACGCCGTCGCATCGGCGCTGGCGATGCGCGAGCGGGGCGCGGAGCGCAACGAACTGCTGGACAAGCTCGCGGCCGACAAGCGGATCCCGCTGGACCGGGGGCAGTTGGACGCGCTGATGGCCGACAAGCTCTCGTTCACCGGTGCGGCAGGCGACCAGGTCGCTGCGGTGGCCGCGCGGATCGAGGAGATCGTGAAGCGCCGCCCGGACGCCGCCGGATACACGCCCGGGTCGATCCTCTGA
- a CDS encoding SGNH/GDSL hydrolase family protein — protein sequence MEKNTTHTSFVALGDSFTEGMSDLQPDGSYRGWADLLAARLAARTPGFRYANLAVRGKLIGQILDEQVDTAVAMRADMVTLVGGLNDTLRPKYDAGLVLGRLEEAVERLAPACGQLVLMRSPARRGPVMERFRPRWEKLFDFIDELGARHGALVVDLYGARVLGEQRMWDVDRLHLTPDGHRRVAEAVWQALGGEAADDWRAEMAPELPEGWLTRRTGDARFARQYLGPWIGRRLTGRSSGDGRPPKRPELLPYEPLPGDAGVRHEQA from the coding sequence ATGGAGAAGAACACCACACACACCAGTTTCGTCGCCCTCGGGGACTCGTTCACCGAGGGCATGTCCGACCTCCAGCCGGACGGTTCGTACCGCGGCTGGGCCGATCTGCTGGCCGCCCGGCTCGCCGCCCGTACGCCAGGCTTCCGGTACGCGAACCTCGCCGTACGCGGCAAGCTCATCGGCCAGATCCTCGACGAGCAGGTGGACACGGCCGTCGCGATGCGCGCGGACATGGTGACGCTGGTCGGCGGGCTGAACGACACCCTGCGGCCCAAGTACGACGCGGGGCTGGTCCTCGGCCGGCTGGAGGAGGCGGTGGAGCGTCTGGCACCGGCCTGCGGACAGCTGGTGCTGATGCGCAGCCCCGCCCGCCGGGGCCCGGTGATGGAACGGTTCCGGCCCCGGTGGGAGAAGCTCTTCGACTTCATCGACGAGCTGGGCGCGCGGCACGGCGCGCTGGTGGTCGACCTGTACGGGGCGCGGGTGCTCGGCGAGCAGCGCATGTGGGACGTGGACCGGCTGCATCTGACCCCCGACGGTCACCGCAGGGTCGCCGAGGCGGTGTGGCAGGCGCTGGGCGGCGAGGCGGCGGACGACTGGCGCGCGGAGATGGCGCCCGAGCTCCCCGAGGGCTGGCTGACGCGGCGCACGGGGGACGCTCGGTTCGCGCGGCAGTATCTGGGACCGTGGATCGGCCGGCGGCTGACGGGCCGGTCGTCGGGGGACGGCAGACCGCCGAAGCGGCCGGAGCTGCTGCCGTACGAGCCGCTGCCGGGCGACGCGGGCGTACGGCACGAGCAGGCGTAG
- a CDS encoding hemolysin family protein, with product MTAIQLLVGLLTLVVNAFFVGAEFALISVRRSQIEPVAEEGDRRARSVLWGLRHVSAMLAAAQLGITLCTLVLGIVAEPAIAHLLEPVFNAVGVPDGVVHPISFVIALALATYLHMLLGEMVPKNIALAEPVRTALVLGPALVWLSRVLRPVIFTVNAFANGLLRLLRVETRDEVSATFSDDELARMVTDSGDAGLLDDRAAERLHDALELGRRPVRDVVMPLERVVTAGMGTTPVELEELAAETRFSRFPVVDDSRRILGYLHVKDALDAMPRDEPFPVSGLRAIAQVRADTPMDDVLTAMRRSRTHLAAVQDEEGRLEGLVTMEDVLRELVGRHNQGS from the coding sequence GTGACCGCGATCCAGTTGCTCGTCGGCCTGCTGACCCTGGTCGTGAACGCCTTCTTCGTCGGGGCCGAGTTCGCCCTGATCTCCGTACGCCGCAGCCAGATCGAGCCGGTGGCCGAGGAGGGCGACCGGCGCGCGCGCAGTGTCCTGTGGGGCCTGCGGCACGTGTCGGCGATGCTCGCCGCCGCCCAGCTCGGCATCACCCTGTGCACGCTGGTGCTGGGCATCGTCGCCGAGCCGGCCATCGCGCATCTGCTGGAGCCCGTCTTCAACGCCGTGGGCGTGCCTGACGGGGTGGTGCATCCGATCTCGTTCGTCATCGCGCTCGCGCTGGCGACGTATCTGCACATGCTGCTCGGCGAGATGGTGCCCAAGAACATCGCCCTGGCCGAACCGGTGCGTACGGCGCTGGTCCTCGGCCCGGCACTGGTGTGGCTGTCCCGCGTACTGCGTCCGGTGATCTTCACGGTCAACGCGTTCGCCAACGGGCTGCTGAGACTCCTGCGGGTGGAGACCAGGGACGAGGTGTCGGCGACGTTCTCCGACGACGAACTGGCCCGGATGGTCACGGACTCCGGCGACGCGGGACTCCTCGACGACCGCGCCGCCGAGCGGCTGCACGACGCGCTGGAGCTGGGACGCAGGCCGGTGCGGGACGTGGTCATGCCGCTGGAGCGGGTGGTGACGGCGGGGATGGGGACCACCCCCGTGGAGCTGGAGGAGCTCGCGGCCGAGACCAGATTCTCGCGTTTCCCGGTGGTGGACGACTCCCGGCGGATCCTCGGCTATCTGCATGTGAAGGACGCCCTGGACGCGATGCCGCGCGACGAACCGTTCCCGGTCTCCGGACTGCGGGCGATCGCCCAGGTGCGCGCGGACACCCCGATGGACGACGTCCTGACGGCGATGCGCCGCAGCCGTACGCATCTGGCCGCCGTGCAGGACGAGGAAGGCCGGCTGGAGGGGCTGGTGACGATGGAGGACGTCCTGCGGGAGCTGGTCGGACGGCACAACCAGGGGAGCTGA
- a CDS encoding hemolysin family protein produces the protein MTEVLLLLVAVLLALTCGAFVAAEFSLTTVERSELEQAVEDGERGAASAMKAVRSLTFQLSGAQLGITVTNLVVGMLAEPSVAKLIRGPVEAIGFSSSVASSLALVIGTALSTVVLMVVGELVPKNWAISTPLAVAKVVATPQRFFTAAFRPFISHLNNTANRLVRLLGLEPTEELASARSPKELVALARHSAKEGALEADTAELFVRTLNLAELTAENVMTPRVQVTALDVLATAEDVANATRATGLSRFPVYRDSLDTVVGVAHIKDVLRIPDGRRARTRVSQVLREPLLVPESLTVDRLLDRLSGNRTMAVVIDEYGGTAGVVTLEDIVEEVVGEVRDEHDPHETSDLARAGEDADGRDLWSADGAARFDQLWDIGLRVPEGPYETLAGLVATELGRIPVEGDRVELGGWRIDVVDASGRRAARVLLHAPLPRPGDDEGNEDHGRRAGR, from the coding sequence ATGACCGAAGTTCTCCTGCTTCTCGTGGCGGTGCTGCTCGCGCTCACCTGTGGGGCCTTCGTCGCCGCCGAGTTCTCCCTCACCACGGTCGAGCGCAGCGAACTCGAACAGGCGGTCGAGGACGGCGAGCGTGGCGCCGCGAGCGCCATGAAGGCCGTGCGCAGCCTCACCTTCCAGCTCTCCGGCGCCCAACTGGGCATCACGGTGACCAATCTGGTCGTCGGCATGCTCGCCGAGCCCTCCGTGGCGAAGCTGATCCGCGGCCCCGTCGAGGCGATCGGCTTCTCGTCGTCCGTGGCGTCGTCGCTGGCCCTGGTCATCGGTACGGCCCTGTCGACCGTCGTCCTGATGGTCGTCGGCGAGCTCGTCCCCAAGAACTGGGCCATCTCCACGCCGCTCGCGGTCGCCAAGGTGGTCGCGACGCCGCAACGGTTCTTCACCGCCGCCTTCCGCCCCTTCATCAGCCATCTCAACAACACCGCGAACCGCCTGGTACGGCTGCTGGGCCTGGAGCCCACCGAGGAGCTGGCCTCCGCCCGGAGCCCGAAGGAACTGGTCGCCCTCGCGCGGCACTCCGCCAAGGAGGGCGCGCTGGAGGCGGACACCGCGGAGCTGTTCGTACGGACCCTCAACCTCGCCGAGCTGACCGCGGAGAACGTGATGACACCCCGCGTACAGGTCACCGCGCTCGACGTGCTCGCCACCGCCGAGGACGTCGCCAACGCCACCCGTGCCACCGGACTCTCCCGCTTCCCCGTCTACCGCGACAGCCTCGACACCGTCGTGGGGGTCGCCCATATCAAGGACGTGCTGAGGATCCCTGACGGGCGCCGCGCCCGTACGAGGGTGTCCCAGGTGCTGCGTGAGCCGCTGCTCGTACCGGAGTCGCTGACCGTGGACCGGCTGCTGGACCGGCTCTCGGGCAACCGCACCATGGCGGTCGTCATCGACGAGTACGGCGGCACCGCCGGTGTGGTGACCCTGGAGGACATCGTCGAGGAGGTCGTCGGCGAGGTGCGCGACGAGCACGACCCGCACGAGACGTCCGACCTGGCCCGCGCCGGGGAGGACGCCGACGGCCGCGACCTGTGGTCGGCCGACGGCGCCGCGCGCTTCGACCAGCTGTGGGACATCGGGCTGCGGGTGCCCGAAGGGCCGTACGAGACGCTGGCCGGGCTCGTCGCGACCGAACTCGGACGGATTCCCGTCGAGGGCGACCGCGTGGAGCTCGGCGGCTGGCGCATCGACGTGGTCGACGCGTCGGGGCGGCGCGCCGCCCGCGTCCTGCTGCACGCGCCGCTCCCCCGGCCCGGCGACGACGAAGGGAACGAGGACCACGGCAGGAGGGCGGGACGGTGA
- a CDS encoding LLM class F420-dependent oxidoreductase encodes MTRPFRFGVNMVTPASGADWSRRCKRAEELGYDVILVPDHLGMVAPFPALVAAAEATERPRLGTFVLNTGFWNPALLAREIATTDALTDGRLEIGLGAGYVAQEHERAGLPFPPPGQRVGHLARTVEVLADLLGDESHVPRSTQRPRPPLLIGGNGDRVLRLAAEHADVVAFTGAKAEAGAMIALSAEELDERVAAYHGFAAGRETPAELNVLLQLVAVTTDRAAAVRPLLPYLPGATEEELLKLPLLAVGTTREIADQLRHQRERYGFSYLTVLDPYMEALGPVIEELRGT; translated from the coding sequence ATGACCAGGCCCTTCCGTTTCGGAGTGAACATGGTGACGCCCGCGTCGGGCGCCGACTGGAGCAGGCGCTGCAAGCGGGCCGAGGAGCTCGGGTACGACGTCATCCTGGTGCCCGACCATCTCGGTATGGTCGCCCCCTTCCCCGCCCTGGTGGCGGCGGCCGAGGCGACGGAGCGCCCCCGGCTCGGCACCTTCGTCCTCAACACCGGCTTCTGGAACCCGGCGCTGCTCGCCCGCGAGATCGCCACGACCGACGCACTCACCGATGGCCGGCTGGAGATCGGGCTCGGTGCCGGTTACGTGGCGCAGGAGCACGAGCGGGCCGGGCTCCCGTTCCCGCCGCCCGGCCAACGGGTCGGCCATCTCGCCCGTACGGTCGAGGTGTTGGCGGACCTGCTGGGCGACGAGAGCCATGTGCCCCGGTCCACCCAGCGGCCCCGGCCGCCGCTGCTCATCGGCGGCAACGGTGACCGGGTGCTGCGGCTGGCCGCGGAACACGCGGACGTCGTCGCCTTCACCGGGGCGAAGGCGGAAGCGGGCGCGATGATCGCCCTCTCCGCAGAGGAGCTGGACGAACGCGTCGCCGCCTACCACGGTTTCGCCGCCGGCCGTGAGACCCCGGCCGAGCTGAACGTGCTGCTCCAGCTCGTGGCCGTGACGACGGACCGCGCGGCGGCGGTACGGCCCCTGCTGCCGTATCTGCCGGGCGCGACGGAAGAGGAGCTGCTGAAGCTGCCGCTGCTGGCAGTCGGCACGACGCGCGAGATCGCGGACCAGCTGCGGCACCAGCGCGAGCGGTACGGCTTCTCGTACCTCACGGTCCTCGACCCGTACATGGAGGCGCTCGGCCCGGTGATCGAGGAGCTGCGGGGCACCTGA
- a CDS encoding antitoxin, with translation MAKTQLNVRVDETTAEAARRQAGRRGMSVNRYIEELVRQDMGEVGKTFVESAADFMKQYESVFTEELGTDTAGGR, from the coding sequence GTGGCGAAGACCCAGCTGAACGTACGCGTGGACGAGACCACCGCGGAGGCCGCCCGGCGGCAGGCGGGACGGCGCGGCATGAGCGTGAACCGCTACATCGAGGAGCTCGTCAGGCAGGACATGGGCGAGGTCGGAAAGACCTTCGTCGAGTCCGCCGCCGACTTCATGAAGCAGTACGAGTCGGTGTTCACGGAGGAGCTCGGCACGGACACGGCCGGAGGTCGATGA
- a CDS encoding PP2C family protein-serine/threonine phosphatase: MTGPAGPPDCVACGGTVAPDGFCWDCGELQPSFRAHLETTLGTGAAGVSDRGRRGLNQDAMAVTGSGEWTIGVVCDGVSMSPRAERAAQVAATVGAARLTKGLREGTLPETVLTDAAASAGRAVGALAASVDAAPACTYVAGIVGPEGIWCAWIGDSRAYWLPDEGTCVAMTEDDSDQREALTAWLGADAGEPRAQVRSYRPRGPGRLLLCTDGLTRHQPDAGGLRAVLTRRRRSTPADLRLLEDARALIGYGMDAGGQDNITALLIRTPQPRRGY; this comes from the coding sequence ATGACCGGCCCGGCCGGGCCGCCGGACTGCGTCGCGTGCGGCGGGACCGTCGCGCCCGACGGCTTCTGCTGGGACTGCGGTGAGCTCCAGCCCTCGTTCCGCGCCCACCTCGAAACCACTCTCGGTACCGGCGCCGCCGGCGTCAGCGACCGCGGCAGGCGTGGCCTCAACCAGGACGCGATGGCCGTCACCGGGAGCGGCGAGTGGACGATCGGCGTCGTGTGCGACGGCGTCTCCATGTCACCCCGCGCGGAGCGGGCCGCACAGGTCGCCGCCACCGTCGGCGCGGCCCGTCTGACGAAGGGGCTGCGCGAGGGGACCCTGCCCGAAACCGTCCTGACGGACGCCGCCGCGAGCGCGGGGCGGGCCGTCGGCGCGCTGGCCGCCTCCGTGGACGCGGCCCCGGCTTGTACGTACGTCGCGGGCATCGTCGGCCCCGAGGGCATCTGGTGCGCCTGGATCGGCGACAGCCGTGCGTACTGGCTGCCCGACGAGGGGACGTGCGTGGCGATGACCGAGGACGACTCGGACCAACGCGAGGCCCTCACGGCGTGGTTGGGGGCCGACGCGGGTGAACCGCGCGCCCAGGTACGGAGTTACCGGCCGAGAGGACCGGGCCGGCTGCTGTTGTGCACCGACGGGCTGACGCGTCATCAGCCGGACGCGGGCGGGCTGCGGGCCGTGCTCACCCGCCGCCGGCGCTCAACACCGGCCGATCTCAGGCTCCTTGAGGACGCGCGGGCGCTGATCGGGTACGGCATGGACGCGGGCGGGCAGGACAACATCACCGCACTGCTCATCCGCACCCCTCAGCCACGTCGGGGATACTGA
- a CDS encoding fic family toxin-antitoxin system, toxin component produces MENADSPELPSHADPTLRIDLSWLLMVAEHKMPGDPQVTDWGALVAAVSRHEAEIFGTPVYTDPHTRAAALLQSLLHVPALERSNAMYASAVAYGYLVASGLKVVTSPEQVRELARLVKDGTADVRRIAEELRGWSL; encoded by the coding sequence ATGGAAAACGCCGATTCCCCCGAACTGCCGTCGCACGCCGACCCGACGCTGCGGATCGATCTCTCCTGGCTGCTGATGGTCGCCGAGCACAAGATGCCCGGCGATCCCCAAGTCACCGACTGGGGCGCCCTCGTGGCCGCCGTCAGCCGGCACGAGGCGGAGATATTCGGCACCCCCGTCTACACCGATCCGCACACCCGCGCGGCGGCGCTCCTCCAGAGCCTGCTCCATGTGCCCGCGCTGGAGCGGTCCAACGCCATGTACGCATCGGCCGTCGCGTACGGCTATCTCGTCGCGAGCGGCCTGAAGGTCGTCACCTCGCCCGAGCAGGTCAGGGAGCTGGCCAGGCTGGTCAAGGACGGCACGGCGGACGTACGGCGCATCGCCGAGGAACTGCGCGGCTGGAGCCTCTGA